In a single window of the Pelagibacterium sp. 26DY04 genome:
- the flgC gene encoding flagellar basal body rod protein FlgC has product MNDFMTSIKIAGSGLNAQTARMRVIAENMANADSAARTPDEDPYRRKIPTFHAMLNRELGAYEVSVGPLSPDMSDFSSRYEPGHPAADENGYVSYPNVNTLIESMDMREAQRTYEANLNVVTVARQMLGRTLDILRG; this is encoded by the coding sequence ATGAATGACTTCATGACATCGATCAAGATTGCCGGCTCGGGGCTCAACGCCCAGACGGCGCGCATGCGGGTGATCGCCGAAAACATGGCCAACGCGGATTCGGCTGCCCGGACGCCTGACGAGGACCCGTATCGGCGCAAGATTCCGACCTTTCACGCCATGCTCAACCGCGAGCTGGGTGCTTATGAAGTGAGCGTAGGGCCGCTTTCGCCGGATATGAGCGATTTTTCCTCGCGCTACGAGCCGGGACATCCGGCAGCCGACGAGAACGGTTATGTAAGCTATCCCAACGTCAACACGCTGATCGAGAGCATGGATATGCGCGAGGCGCAGCGGACGTATGAGGCCAACCTCAATGTGGTGACCGTAGCGCGGCAGATGCTGGGCCGGACGCTGGACATTCTGCGCGGGTAG
- the flgB gene encoding flagellar basal body rod protein FlgB, whose protein sequence is MAIGDLPIFAALRNKMQWHQTRQTLLAENVANAETPGYRGRDLTAFSTDDAVRGTASVTTLATNARHYAVGTDPSRAMGARTMNSFEIMPEGNGVTLEEEMMKVTTNQMDYQAATTLYSRSMRVIKIALGKQA, encoded by the coding sequence ATGGCCATTGGCGACCTGCCGATTTTTGCGGCGCTCAGGAACAAAATGCAATGGCACCAGACGCGCCAGACGCTTTTGGCCGAAAACGTCGCCAATGCGGAAACGCCTGGCTATCGCGGGCGCGATCTTACGGCTTTCTCCACCGATGATGCAGTGCGCGGGACGGCGAGCGTTACCACGCTCGCGACCAATGCACGGCACTATGCCGTGGGCACCGACCCGTCGCGCGCAATGGGTGCTCGGACGATGAACAGCTTCGAGATCATGCCCGAGGGCAATGGGGTGACGCTGGAAGAAGAGATGATGAAGGTCACCACCAACCAGATGGATTACCAGGCGGCAACGACGCTTTATTCGCGCTCCATGCGCGTGATCAAGATCGCGCTCGGCAAGCAGGCGTAA
- a CDS encoding flagellar biosynthetic protein FliO yields MGFLTSLFGGETNYVTMFIALAIVVVLIVLAVWLIKLVGDASRNVGRGRNRRLAVIDSIAIDNKRQAVIVRRDETEHLIVIGGPNDLVVESGFSAPPVQQVQRPQRRKPAEHAPVVAPEPVAPIRPNTSSLRHTGLLRPVDTEPQLDGGKTDKPGRGSSDSATSVAMTATTTVEPEPLLEARDKDYEDATSKS; encoded by the coding sequence GTGGGATTTCTGACCAGCCTGTTCGGCGGCGAAACCAATTACGTCACCATGTTCATCGCGCTTGCCATCGTGGTGGTCCTCATCGTGCTCGCGGTGTGGCTGATCAAGCTGGTGGGCGATGCCTCGCGCAATGTGGGACGCGGCCGTAACCGGCGCCTCGCCGTTATCGATTCGATCGCCATCGACAACAAGCGCCAGGCCGTGATCGTCCGCCGCGACGAAACAGAGCACCTGATCGTCATCGGCGGCCCCAACGATCTGGTGGTCGAATCCGGCTTTTCCGCTCCCCCGGTCCAGCAGGTTCAGCGTCCTCAGCGCCGCAAGCCGGCAGAACATGCTCCCGTCGTCGCACCCGAGCCCGTGGCGCCCATTCGGCCTAATACTAGCTCCCTGCGCCACACCGGCCTTTTGCGCCCGGTCGATACCGAACCCCAACTCGATGGGGGAAAGACCGACAAACCGGGCCGCGGCTCTTCCGACTCAGCTACAAGCGTAGCGATGACGGCGACCACCACGGTGGAACCCGAACCGCTGCTTGAGGCGAGGGATAAAGATTACGAGGACGCCACCTCCAAGTCCTGA
- the fliP gene encoding flagellar type III secretion system pore protein FliP (The bacterial flagellar biogenesis protein FliP forms a type III secretion system (T3SS)-type pore required for flagellar assembly.) yields the protein MLLGLGLAAASLLLLPGVGLAQDISIDFGDETTLTERAIQLIALITVLALAPSILVMVTSFTRIVVVLSLLRTAIGLQTAPPNSVMISLALFLTAFIMAPTLEASYNAGIAPLIAGEVEMAEALELSAGPVHEFMRTHVREQDVMLFMDLTETPAPENPEELELRILIPAFMISELRRAFEIGFLLFLPFVVIDMVVASVLMSMGMMMLPPVIISLPFKLIFFVLVDGWHLVAGSLIRSFTG from the coding sequence TTGCTGCTGGGCCTCGGACTTGCCGCAGCCTCCCTTCTCCTCCTTCCTGGCGTGGGCCTCGCCCAGGACATCTCGATCGATTTCGGCGACGAGACCACACTGACCGAGCGCGCGATCCAGTTGATCGCGCTCATCACCGTTCTCGCGCTGGCTCCCTCCATCCTGGTGATGGTCACGAGCTTTACGCGTATCGTGGTTGTGCTTTCGCTGCTGCGCACCGCCATCGGCCTGCAGACAGCGCCGCCCAATTCGGTGATGATCTCGCTCGCGCTGTTTCTGACCGCCTTCATCATGGCGCCGACCCTCGAAGCCAGTTATAACGCTGGCATCGCTCCCCTGATTGCCGGCGAAGTCGAGATGGCCGAAGCGCTCGAGCTGAGCGCCGGCCCTGTGCACGAATTCATGCGCACCCATGTCCGCGAGCAGGACGTGATGCTGTTCATGGATCTCACCGAGACCCCTGCCCCGGAAAATCCCGAAGAGCTCGAACTGCGCATCCTCATCCCGGCCTTCATGATCTCCGAGTTGCGCCGAGCCTTCGAGATCGGCTTCCTGCTCTTTCTGCCCTTCGTGGTCATCGACATGGTCGTGGCCTCGGTGCTCATGAGCATGGGCATGATGATGCTCCCCCCGGTCATCATCTCCCTACCCTTCAAGCTGATCTTCTTCGTCCTCGTCGACGGCTGGCACTTGGTGGCGGGATCGCTGATACGGAGCTTTACGGGGTGA
- a CDS encoding DUF6468 domain-containing protein has product MGLPLGLMIEIAVAVLLATTIGYCVVLNRRIKMLHADRAALQQMIADLVQATTMANGAIKGLKETAIEADERLNQRLNDAERFAIELANHVNAGQAVMDRIAKITQAARSPNGGGDGNRAGSALRTLQEHQRRRESAA; this is encoded by the coding sequence ATGGGGTTGCCGCTGGGATTGATGATCGAGATTGCCGTTGCTGTTCTGCTCGCGACGACAATTGGTTACTGCGTGGTTCTCAACAGGCGAATCAAGATGCTGCATGCCGATCGCGCGGCCCTGCAGCAGATGATCGCCGATCTGGTGCAAGCCACCACCATGGCCAACGGGGCGATCAAGGGCCTCAAGGAAACCGCGATCGAAGCCGACGAGCGGCTCAATCAGCGTTTGAACGATGCCGAGCGCTTCGCCATCGAACTGGCCAATCACGTCAATGCCGGCCAGGCGGTGATGGACCGGATCGCCAAGATCACTCAGGCGGCGCGCTCGCCCAATGGCGGTGGTGACGGCAACCGTGCGGGCTCGGCACTGCGCACGCTGCAGGAGCATCAGCGGCGGCGGGAGAGCGCGGCGTGA
- the fliM gene encoding flagellar motor switch protein FliM translates to MMANETGNGDGGGLGDDWAAMLEAEAGGGDTAGRVLNQDEIDSLLGFDASASSSVELTGVRALINSALVSYERLPMLEIAFDRLVRLATTTLRNFTSDNVEVSLDSITSVRFGDYLNSIPLPAILSVIKAEEWDNFGLLTVDSSLIYSMIDVLLGGRRGTSVIRVDGRPYTTIEMALARRMIEHILDDMRKAFEPLAQVTFKLDRMETNPRFAAISRPGNAAILVELRIDMDDRGGKIEIMLPYATIEPIREQLLQMYMGEKFGRDPIWEGHLATEIYAADTEISAVLHELELPLSKVLKLAEGDTIMFDRTPSDPVTLRCGDVDLTKAVMGHIGKNVSVRVTRPLNPPKVTMAAFEAMEESAEGK, encoded by the coding sequence ATGATGGCCAACGAAACCGGAAATGGAGACGGCGGCGGGCTGGGCGACGATTGGGCCGCCATGCTCGAAGCGGAAGCGGGGGGCGGCGACACTGCCGGCCGCGTGCTCAACCAGGACGAGATCGACTCGCTCTTGGGCTTCGACGCGAGCGCGAGTTCGAGCGTCGAGTTGACGGGCGTGCGCGCGCTGATCAATTCGGCGCTGGTCTCTTACGAACGCCTGCCGATGCTGGAAATCGCCTTCGACCGGCTGGTGCGGCTGGCGACGACGACGCTGCGCAATTTTACTTCCGACAATGTGGAAGTCTCGCTCGATTCGATCACTTCAGTGCGGTTCGGAGACTATCTGAACTCCATTCCGCTGCCGGCCATCCTGTCGGTGATCAAGGCCGAGGAATGGGACAATTTCGGGCTGCTGACCGTGGACAGCTCGCTCATCTACTCGATGATCGACGTGCTGCTCGGCGGGCGGCGTGGAACGAGTGTCATCCGCGTCGACGGGAGGCCCTATACGACCATCGAGATGGCCCTGGCGCGGCGAATGATCGAGCACATTCTCGATGACATGCGCAAGGCGTTCGAGCCTTTGGCGCAGGTGACGTTCAAGCTCGACCGGATGGAAACCAATCCGCGCTTCGCTGCCATCTCGCGGCCCGGCAACGCGGCCATCCTCGTCGAGCTGCGGATCGACATGGACGATCGCGGCGGCAAGATCGAGATCATGCTGCCCTATGCCACGATCGAGCCGATCCGCGAACAATTGCTCCAGATGTATATGGGCGAAAAGTTCGGTCGCGATCCGATCTGGGAAGGGCATCTGGCGACCGAGATCTATGCCGCCGATACCGAGATATCGGCGGTGCTGCATGAACTCGAACTGCCGCTCTCCAAGGTGCTCAAGCTCGCCGAGGGCGATACGATCATGTTCGACCGCACGCCCTCTGATCCGGTGACGCTCAGATGCGGCGATGTCGATCTCACCAAGGCGGTGATGGGGCATATTGGGAAGAACGTTTCGGTCCGGGTGACCCGACCGCTCAACCCGCCAAAGGTGACGATGGCGGCATTCGAGGCGATGGAAGAAAGCGCGGAAGGCAAATAA
- a CDS encoding flagellar basal body-associated FliL family protein produces MSDVTETDVNAASAAGKKGLPRIALIGGGVALVLILGGAGAFFFTQFGSSGGHEEAAAAAATTAFYDLPDITVNLNTDDGAPTFLRLKVALEVRDEAMIAMIEPKMARVLDAFQVYLRELRRSDLEGSAGIYRLREELQRRVNLAVYPASVDNILFKEILIQ; encoded by the coding sequence ATGAGCGATGTGACCGAAACGGACGTTAACGCCGCATCCGCTGCCGGCAAGAAGGGCCTGCCCCGGATCGCCTTGATCGGCGGCGGGGTGGCGCTGGTGCTGATCCTGGGTGGGGCTGGCGCTTTCTTTTTCACCCAGTTCGGGTCGTCCGGCGGCCATGAAGAAGCAGCCGCCGCGGCAGCGACGACGGCGTTCTACGACCTGCCCGACATTACGGTAAATCTTAATACCGATGACGGTGCGCCCACATTCCTGCGGCTCAAGGTGGCGCTGGAAGTGCGCGACGAAGCGATGATCGCGATGATCGAGCCCAAGATGGCGCGGGTGCTCGATGCCTTCCAGGTCTATCTGCGCGAGCTGCGCCGCTCCGACCTGGAAGGATCGGCGGGCATCTACCGGCTGCGCGAGGAATTGCAGCGCCGGGTCAACCTCGCCGTCTATCCGGCGAGCGTCGACAATATCCTGTTCAAGGAAATCCTCATTCAGTAG
- the flgF gene encoding flagellar basal-body rod protein FlgF, translating into MIENAQLIGLSRQMALQRQMDVVANNLANINSTGFKAEAILFEEYIMPVAADRTFPRGSQELSYVQDWATMHDLAPGAVTQTGNPLDLALAGEGFFAVQAPEGIRYTRNGAFEINSDGVLVTQNGYPVLTDGGNQIVFAPEEIDIAITPEGAVTSSAGNKGALQVVEFENAQELTRTGDTMFAGGTPLPATATAVVQGALERSNVSGVGEMTEMIRVTRAYSSLADLMNKQDELRRSAIQRLGDTQA; encoded by the coding sequence ATGATCGAGAACGCGCAACTGATCGGACTGTCGCGCCAGATGGCGTTGCAGCGGCAGATGGATGTGGTGGCCAACAACCTGGCCAACATCAACTCGACCGGCTTTAAGGCCGAGGCGATCCTTTTCGAAGAATACATCATGCCGGTCGCCGCCGACCGCACCTTTCCGCGCGGCAGTCAGGAACTCTCCTACGTGCAGGACTGGGCGACCATGCACGACCTCGCCCCGGGCGCAGTGACCCAGACCGGCAATCCGCTCGATCTGGCGCTCGCCGGCGAAGGCTTCTTTGCCGTCCAGGCTCCCGAGGGCATCCGCTATACCCGCAATGGCGCCTTCGAAATCAATTCCGACGGCGTGCTGGTGACCCAGAACGGCTATCCGGTGCTCACCGATGGCGGTAACCAGATCGTCTTTGCGCCGGAAGAAATCGACATCGCCATTACCCCCGAAGGGGCCGTCACCTCCAGCGCCGGCAACAAGGGCGCTCTCCAGGTGGTCGAATTCGAAAACGCCCAGGAACTCACCCGCACCGGCGACACCATGTTTGCCGGCGGCACGCCACTCCCGGCCACCGCCACGGCGGTCGTCCAGGGCGCTCTTGAGCGCTCCAATGTCTCGGGGGTGGGTGAAATGACCGAAATGATCCGCGTGACGCGAGCTTACTCCTCGCTCGCCGACCTCATGAACAAGCAGGACGAACTGCGTCGCTCCGCCATCCAGCGGCTCGGCGACACCCAGGCATAG
- the flgG gene encoding flagellar basal-body rod protein FlgG, whose product MKALYIASTGMAAQERNVEVISNNIANMRTTGYKRQRAEFQDLLYQSYRRSGASTSENGTQVPVGIEIGSGVRLSATSRVMSQGSAAITEKELDLAINGEGFFMVTLPDGRTAYTRDGTFERDATGMMVTTDGYQIEPGIIIPADATSVSISRDGIVEGFINGATEPVQLGQIQMARFVNKGGLESMGDNLFLETAASGEAQVGLPGQEGMGSLLQGYLESANVNAVTEMADLISAQRAYEMNARVISGADQMMQATAQLR is encoded by the coding sequence GTGAAAGCACTCTATATCGCATCGACCGGCATGGCCGCCCAGGAGCGCAATGTCGAGGTCATCTCCAACAACATCGCCAACATGCGCACCACGGGCTACAAGCGCCAGCGCGCCGAATTCCAGGATCTGCTCTACCAATCCTACCGCCGCTCCGGCGCCTCGACCTCTGAAAACGGCACCCAGGTGCCGGTCGGCATCGAGATCGGCTCGGGCGTACGCCTTTCGGCCACCTCCCGCGTGATGAGCCAGGGCAGCGCCGCCATCACAGAAAAGGAGCTCGATCTTGCCATCAATGGCGAGGGCTTCTTCATGGTCACCCTTCCCGATGGCCGCACCGCCTACACCCGCGACGGCACATTCGAGCGCGATGCCACCGGCATGATGGTCACCACCGATGGCTACCAGATCGAGCCCGGCATCATCATTCCCGCCGATGCCACCTCGGTCTCCATCAGCCGCGACGGCATCGTAGAGGGCTTCATCAACGGCGCCACCGAGCCCGTGCAGCTCGGCCAGATCCAGATGGCCCGGTTCGTCAACAAGGGCGGCCTGGAATCGATGGGTGACAACCTCTTTCTCGAAACCGCCGCCTCGGGCGAAGCCCAGGTCGGGCTTCCCGGCCAGGAAGGCATGGGCAGCCTGCTCCAGGGCTACCTCGAAAGCGCCAACGTCAACGCCGTGACCGAGATGGCCGATCTCATCTCCGCCCAGCGTGCCTACGAAATGAATGCCCGCGTGATCTCTGGCGCCGACCAGATGATGCAGGCCACCGCCCAACTCCGCTGA
- the flgA gene encoding flagellar basal body P-ring formation chaperone FlgA, whose protein sequence is MIASLLKRTGLALTLAALATTTQAEPLLRGDVTVNAAIVTVGDLFDNAGLMAETAVFRAPAPGTSGVLSVEDITAALRSAGVDEFETAGLDTIRVARAGAQVDLPLLSDLIADDLRARGILSDNMDMDLALDVPLPELVATDTATPATLTILRYMPGSSTFSARFQISGIDRPLDLSGQIQLLVAAPHLTRTLPQGTILSHDDVEMRMIPLAYAESTGLVAVEELVGKELQRQTRAGVMLRPSDIAAPKIISRNENVTVIYQQGALTLTTTGKALNAASLSEPVTVLNTMSNKVLQGVATQDGTVTVVSGSQQVAGL, encoded by the coding sequence ATGATCGCTTCGCTTCTCAAACGCACCGGCCTCGCCCTCACCCTCGCCGCGCTGGCCACCACCACCCAGGCCGAACCGCTCCTGCGCGGCGACGTCACCGTCAACGCCGCCATCGTCACGGTCGGCGATCTCTTCGACAATGCCGGGCTTATGGCCGAAACCGCCGTGTTCCGCGCACCCGCCCCCGGCACCTCGGGCGTGCTATCGGTCGAGGACATCACCGCGGCTCTGCGTTCGGCCGGTGTCGATGAGTTCGAAACCGCCGGTCTCGATACCATCCGCGTCGCTCGCGCCGGTGCTCAGGTCGACCTGCCCCTTCTCTCGGACCTCATCGCCGACGATCTGCGCGCCCGCGGCATCCTCTCGGACAACATGGACATGGATCTGGCGCTCGATGTCCCCCTGCCCGAACTGGTCGCTACCGACACCGCCACGCCCGCGACTCTCACCATCCTGCGCTACATGCCGGGTTCATCCACCTTTTCGGCACGCTTCCAGATTTCCGGCATCGATCGTCCGCTCGATCTTTCGGGCCAGATCCAGTTGCTGGTCGCCGCCCCCCACCTCACCCGCACCCTGCCCCAGGGCACCATCCTCTCGCATGACGATGTCGAGATGCGCATGATCCCGCTGGCCTATGCGGAATCCACGGGCCTGGTCGCCGTCGAGGAACTGGTGGGCAAGGAACTCCAGCGCCAGACCCGCGCCGGCGTCATGCTGCGCCCCTCCGATATCGCCGCGCCCAAGATCATCTCGCGCAACGAGAATGTGACCGTCATCTATCAGCAGGGCGCGCTGACCCTCACCACCACCGGCAAGGCCCTCAACGCCGCCAGCCTTTCTGAGCCCGTCACCGTGCTCAACACCATGAGCAACAAAGTCCTGCAAGGCGTCGCCACGCAGGATGGCACCGTCACCGTCGTTTCCGGCAGCCAGCAGGTCGCTGGCCTCTAA
- the flgH gene encoding flagellar basal body L-ring protein FlgH, which produces MNAFFKIMAGLMLVSAIAGCATTSDRLANVGRAPALSPIVDPTVTAGYRPVTMPMPAAEPAVYQPNSLFRSDARGFFKDQRAGKVGDILTVVVTIDDRAQIGNTTTATRSSSNEAGLGGALGSIFNSVAPADVTADAAIGTNSGITNSGNGSVNRSERLTTQVAAVVTQVLPNGNLVIEGRQEVRVNFEVRDLIVAGIVRPEDIASDNTIDSSKIAEARIAYGGRGQITDVQQPRYGQQILDAILPF; this is translated from the coding sequence ATGAACGCATTTTTCAAGATCATGGCTGGCCTGATGCTGGTTTCGGCCATCGCCGGCTGCGCCACCACTTCCGATCGCCTCGCCAATGTGGGCCGCGCTCCGGCCCTCAGCCCAATCGTCGACCCCACGGTCACCGCCGGTTATCGTCCGGTCACCATGCCCATGCCCGCCGCCGAGCCCGCCGTCTACCAGCCCAACTCGCTGTTCCGCTCCGATGCCCGCGGCTTTTTCAAGGATCAGCGCGCCGGCAAGGTGGGCGACATCCTCACCGTGGTCGTCACCATCGACGACCGCGCCCAGATCGGCAACACCACCACCGCCACCCGCTCGTCGTCAAACGAGGCCGGTCTGGGCGGAGCTCTGGGCTCGATCTTCAACTCCGTCGCCCCCGCCGATGTCACCGCCGATGCCGCTATCGGCACCAATTCGGGCATCACCAATTCGGGCAATGGCTCGGTCAACCGCTCGGAACGCCTGACCACCCAGGTCGCCGCCGTGGTCACCCAGGTGCTCCCCAACGGCAACCTCGTCATCGAAGGCCGCCAGGAAGTGCGCGTCAATTTCGAAGTGCGCGACCTGATCGTCGCCGGCATCGTTCGTCCCGAGGATATCGCCTCGGACAACACCATCGACTCCTCGAAAATCGCCGAGGCCCGTATCGCCTATGGCGGCCGCGGCCAGATCACCGATGTCCAGCAACCCCGCTACGGCCAGCAGATCCTCGACGCTATCCTGCCGTTCTAA
- a CDS encoding carboxypeptidase M32, whose product MSFADLEALGRKLESIEHAIAILSADEATNMPVGGGEKRAESVSFLHGLRHETATAPEIGDWIAKAESEDLSEEQQLALREFKRVYTNATCLPADFVRRKSQAEMRSEQLWRDLRAKNDWANFAPALEGVVALAREEAQMRADALGLAPYDALMEQFDPGNRVADVAPVLEKLKSFLIDFVPEALEAQARRHEARPPKTVKGPFAIEKQRELGLSMMQALGFDFTHGRLDVSHHPFCGGVPTDVRMTTRYRTDEFLTSLMGVLHETGHALYEQGLPKALSHMAVGQARGMAMHESQSLFVEQQLAHAPRFWEWAMPIVATHLGEGALASWDVEDVVAEVNKVERGYIRVDADEVTYPLHIILRFELEQALIGGTLEVTDVPEAWDAKMTEYLGLSTIDNPKDGPMQDVHWSAGLFGYFPSYTLGALIAAQQWQSIEKAMPNVLDQIAAGDFSGVNAWRAENIWQQASRYSTPDLLKRATGETLNPDIFIAHLKKRYG is encoded by the coding sequence ATGTCCTTCGCCGATCTCGAAGCTCTTGGCCGCAAGCTCGAATCCATCGAGCACGCCATCGCAATCCTTTCTGCGGACGAGGCGACCAACATGCCGGTGGGCGGCGGCGAAAAGCGCGCCGAGTCCGTGTCCTTCCTCCACGGCCTGCGGCACGAGACGGCGACGGCGCCCGAAATCGGCGATTGGATCGCCAAAGCCGAAAGCGAGGACCTTTCGGAGGAGCAGCAACTCGCCCTGCGCGAATTCAAGCGCGTCTACACAAACGCCACGTGCCTGCCCGCCGATTTCGTGCGCCGCAAGTCCCAGGCCGAGATGCGCTCCGAACAGCTTTGGCGCGACTTGCGCGCTAAAAACGATTGGGCCAATTTCGCCCCCGCGCTTGAAGGCGTCGTGGCGCTGGCCCGCGAGGAAGCACAAATGCGCGCCGATGCTCTCGGCCTTGCGCCCTACGATGCGCTGATGGAACAGTTCGACCCCGGCAACCGCGTCGCCGACGTCGCTCCGGTGCTCGAAAAACTCAAATCCTTCCTCATCGATTTCGTGCCCGAGGCACTGGAGGCCCAGGCCCGCCGCCACGAGGCGCGCCCGCCGAAGACGGTCAAAGGCCCGTTCGCTATCGAAAAACAGCGCGAACTCGGCCTCTCGATGATGCAGGCCCTCGGCTTCGATTTCACCCATGGCCGGCTCGACGTCTCCCACCACCCCTTCTGCGGCGGCGTTCCCACAGATGTGCGAATGACCACGCGCTATCGCACCGACGAGTTCCTGACCTCGCTCATGGGTGTGCTGCACGAAACCGGCCACGCCCTATACGAACAGGGTCTCCCCAAGGCGCTTTCCCATATGGCGGTGGGGCAAGCCCGCGGCATGGCCATGCATGAAAGCCAATCTCTGTTCGTCGAACAGCAACTCGCCCATGCCCCGCGATTCTGGGAGTGGGCCATGCCCATCGTCGCCACTCATCTGGGCGAAGGGGCGTTGGCGAGCTGGGATGTCGAGGACGTAGTGGCCGAGGTCAACAAGGTCGAACGTGGCTACATTCGCGTCGATGCCGACGAGGTGACTTACCCGCTCCACATCATCCTGCGCTTCGAACTCGAACAGGCTTTGATCGGCGGTACGCTCGAAGTCACCGACGTCCCCGAGGCATGGGACGCGAAAATGACCGAATATCTCGGCCTCTCGACCATCGACAATCCCAAGGACGGCCCAATGCAGGATGTCCATTGGTCCGCCGGCCTCTTCGGCTATTTCCCCTCCTACACCCTGGGCGCCCTGATCGCCGCCCAGCAATGGCAATCGATCGAGAAAGCCATGCCTAATGTCCTCGATCAGATCGCTGCGGGCGATTTCTCCGGCGTCAACGCCTGGCGAGCCGAAAACATCTGGCAACAGGCCTCCCGCTACTCCACGCCGGACCTTCTCAAGCGTGCCACCGGCGAAACGCTCAACCCCGACATCTTCATCGCGCACTTAAAGAAGCGGTACGGGTGA